One window of Mucilaginibacter inviolabilis genomic DNA carries:
- a CDS encoding DUF2141 domain-containing protein — protein sequence MKKTTACCINLFIGLLFILFASYTKAQETQIKVTDIRSGKGNIILNVFKDNDSYDKNQPYKKFTFDKKALLNGTLNVHINIEPGVYGITMIDDENEDGKINKNFVGIPKEGFGFSNFLMTKMKKPSFDDFKVDLKSTEHQVTIKVKYM from the coding sequence ATGAAAAAGACAACTGCATGCTGTATAAACCTGTTTATCGGTTTGCTGTTCATCCTCTTTGCTTCTTATACAAAAGCACAGGAAACGCAAATCAAAGTTACAGATATCAGGTCGGGAAAGGGAAATATCATCCTTAATGTATTTAAAGACAATGATTCTTACGACAAAAATCAACCTTACAAAAAATTCACATTTGACAAAAAGGCTTTATTAAACGGCACATTGAATGTACATATTAATATAGAACCCGGTGTATACGGAATAACAATGATTGATGACGAAAATGAAGATGGTAAGATCAATAAAAACTTTGTTGGAATACCCAAAGAAGGTTTTGGCTTTTCCAACTTTTTGATGACCAAAATGAAAAAGCCATCATTTGATGATTTCAAAGTTGATCTAAAATCAACTGAGCACCAGGTAACCATCAAAGTAAAATACATGTAA
- a CDS encoding arsenic transporter, protein MTHYIIWIITFLAIAGVIIRPFKIPEAIWAVSGAVALVVLQLISPTEALSGINKGTDVYLFLIGMMLLAETAREEKLFDWLAAHATKMAKGSSGNLFLLIYLVGVVVTAFLSNDATAVVLTPAVAAAVKAAKVEKPLPYLLICAFIANAASFVLPISNPANLVIYGNHMPPLLQWFPQYIMPSIVAIVVTYLMLYLTQRKALKQNIETNISVPILSQGGKTAIVGIAVTAVTLLVASALNIQLGLPTAITGVFTSAIVIVSARKNPWAIVKGVSWSVLPLVGGLFVLVEALNKTGITQMLNVLLHQSAQNAVNQTVWGSGIIIALACNLMNNLPVGLITGSVMQGDHIPEIVKSSALIGVDLGPNLSITGSLATILWLVALRREGQSVSAWAFLKLGFLIMTVALLFTIASLWI, encoded by the coding sequence ATGACTCACTATATTATCTGGATAATTACTTTTTTAGCTATAGCAGGAGTTATTATACGTCCATTTAAAATACCAGAAGCTATCTGGGCAGTATCCGGTGCTGTTGCATTAGTGGTGTTGCAGCTTATTTCACCTACAGAAGCACTTTCAGGAATCAACAAGGGCACTGATGTTTATTTGTTTTTAATAGGTATGATGCTATTGGCTGAAACAGCACGAGAAGAAAAGCTTTTTGATTGGCTGGCAGCTCATGCAACCAAAATGGCCAAAGGATCATCAGGCAATCTTTTTCTTTTAATTTATCTGGTTGGCGTTGTAGTTACTGCATTTTTATCAAATGATGCTACAGCTGTTGTATTAACACCCGCGGTGGCTGCTGCGGTAAAGGCCGCTAAGGTAGAAAAGCCTCTTCCTTATCTTTTAATTTGCGCATTTATTGCCAACGCTGCGTCTTTCGTACTTCCCATATCCAATCCGGCTAATCTGGTTATTTACGGTAATCATATGCCGCCATTATTACAATGGTTTCCGCAGTATATTATGCCTTCTATAGTAGCTATAGTGGTAACCTATCTGATGCTGTATTTAACACAACGGAAAGCGCTAAAGCAAAATATCGAAACTAATATTTCAGTACCAATACTTTCACAAGGTGGTAAAACGGCGATTGTTGGTATTGCTGTTACGGCTGTCACCTTACTCGTAGCTTCGGCCCTGAATATTCAACTTGGTCTTCCTACAGCAATTACAGGAGTATTTACTTCGGCAATCGTGATTGTTAGTGCCAGGAAAAATCCCTGGGCAATTGTGAAAGGAGTATCCTGGAGTGTACTTCCGTTAGTAGGGGGGCTTTTTGTTTTAGTTGAGGCGCTTAATAAAACAGGTATAACCCAGATGCTAAATGTTTTGCTACATCAAAGTGCACAGAATGCAGTTAACCAAACTGTATGGGGAAGTGGTATCATCATTGCCTTAGCCTGTAACCTTATGAATAATCTGCCTGTAGGACTGATAACCGGTAGTGTTATGCAGGGGGACCACATACCAGAAATTGTGAAAAGTTCCGCTTTAATTGGTGTAGATCTGGGACCTAATTTATCGATAACCGGATCGTTGGCAACTATCCTGTGGCTGGTAGCTCTGCGCCGGGAGGGACAAAGTGTAAGCGCATGGGCTTTTCTAAAACTTGGATTCCTGATCATGACTGTAGCGCTTCTGTTTACGATAGCATCGTTATGGATATGA
- a CDS encoding sensor histidine kinase, whose protein sequence is MDSVLPIKNLVRLNWLLVVAFTAISSVYFVFLLEDLPIHKIFYTVMTGLGIGLVGFANVGILILLERKYNAETKRFKVYRLLYTYAASAVIYIGLSPVFDYISKKSELYPFLVFPSIFVVSSIVVNTVIVIFHDFIILHSDKARAGLELSKLKTANAEATNLLLKQQIHPHFLFNALNTVKALYRKDPRAGDTYIVHLANFLRASVYNHAAKVSSLAEEVALLSDYLEMQKIRFGIALDCTIDLPDEILKDHYLPSFSLQPLLENAIKHNDLTQESPLVVHIFCLEGRIVVYNNLQKKSVNVSSAYHGLANLAERYSLLSGDEIMIKEDKNTFSVSIKLLNNEYSDHRR, encoded by the coding sequence ATGGATTCTGTTTTACCAATTAAAAACCTTGTGCGTCTTAACTGGTTGCTGGTGGTAGCTTTTACGGCTATCTCATCGGTGTATTTTGTTTTTTTGCTAGAGGATTTACCAATCCACAAGATATTTTATACGGTGATGACTGGATTGGGTATTGGCCTGGTTGGTTTTGCCAATGTGGGTATTTTAATTTTATTGGAGCGAAAATATAATGCTGAAACCAAACGATTTAAAGTTTATCGGCTTTTATACACTTACGCGGCTAGTGCTGTAATTTACATTGGATTGTCGCCTGTGTTCGATTATATCTCAAAAAAAAGCGAATTATATCCTTTCCTTGTGTTTCCTTCCATATTTGTTGTTTCAAGTATAGTTGTTAATACGGTGATTGTTATTTTTCATGATTTTATTATCCTGCATAGTGATAAGGCACGTGCGGGGTTGGAATTGTCAAAACTAAAAACCGCTAATGCCGAGGCTACCAATCTGCTTTTAAAACAACAGATACATCCGCACTTTTTGTTTAACGCCCTCAATACAGTAAAAGCACTTTATAGGAAAGATCCGCGGGCTGGCGATACCTATATTGTTCACCTGGCTAATTTTTTAAGAGCTTCTGTTTATAATCATGCCGCCAAAGTATCTAGCCTGGCAGAGGAAGTAGCGCTGTTGAGTGACTATCTGGAAATGCAGAAGATCAGATTCGGGATTGCTCTGGACTGTACTATTGATCTGCCTGATGAGATTCTGAAAGATCATTATTTGCCGTCTTTTTCATTGCAGCCATTATTGGAAAATGCGATCAAACACAACGATCTTACCCAGGAATCACCGTTGGTTGTACATATTTTCTGTTTGGAAGGTAGAATTGTAGTGTACAATAACCTTCAAAAAAAATCTGTTAACGTTTCTTCAGCCTATCATGGCCTGGCCAATCTTGCCGAAAGGTATAGTTTGTTATCCGGAGATGAGATCATGATCAAAGAAGATAAAAATACATTTTCCGTAAGCATTAAATTATTGAACAATGAATATAGTGATCATAGAAGATGA
- a CDS encoding DUF4397 domain-containing protein, which yields MKRNIIHNYLLIGAALLVTVIYVSSCKENNVNPSETFDIKVVNTSETSGPQSFTLVDKVLVTGGLNFTDASDYITTNSGTRLVEQFKNTNGSLTASGEIWTDNGKRFTVYLVGEGSKARVKEFEDKLTIPPSGMARVKFLHLSDGAPSVINIKNANGDNLVTTLSEDTDSGYSNVAPGTLSIRIYGVASRNNIGNFDITDLQAGKIYSIYLTGSGDNNLSVHKVLHN from the coding sequence ATGAAACGAAATATAATTCATAACTACTTATTGATTGGAGCAGCACTATTGGTAACTGTTATATACGTTTCTTCTTGCAAGGAAAACAACGTTAATCCATCAGAAACCTTTGATATTAAAGTAGTTAATACCTCAGAAACCTCAGGTCCGCAAAGTTTCACCCTAGTTGATAAAGTGCTAGTTACCGGAGGTCTTAATTTTACCGATGCTTCTGATTATATAACTACTAATTCCGGTACCAGGTTGGTTGAACAGTTTAAAAATACAAACGGAAGTCTGACTGCTTCTGGTGAAATCTGGACCGATAATGGCAAAAGGTTTACCGTATACCTGGTTGGTGAAGGGTCAAAGGCCAGAGTTAAAGAATTTGAGGATAAACTTACTATTCCTCCCAGCGGTATGGCAAGAGTGAAGTTTTTGCATTTGAGTGACGGTGCACCATCCGTAATCAACATCAAAAATGCGAATGGCGATAATCTCGTAACTACCCTTTCAGAAGATACCGACAGCGGTTACTCTAATGTTGCTCCCGGAACTCTTTCTATTAGAATTTATGGCGTAGCTTCAAGAAACAACATCGGCAATTTTGATATAACAGATCTTCAGGCTGGTAAAATATACTCCATCTACCTTACCGGGTCTGGTGATAATAATCTTAGCGTACACAAAGTGTTGCATAATTAA